Proteins found in one Haloferax litoreum genomic segment:
- the purD gene encoding phosphoribosylamine--glycine ligase, producing the protein MSETVLLVGGGGREHAIARALAPDCDLYACASNRNPGIAELAEDFETISETAADDIVEYAESVGATLAIVGPESGLAAGVSDALDAAGIYTFGPQEAEARIETDKAFQRQFMQENDIPGNPDFATFDDVEAACDYIDGYDGDLAVKPAGLTGGKGVKVIGDQVTPEEAKAYLRDSDYDRVVLEERLVGEEFTIQAFVANGEFRVSPAVQDHKRAYEGDEGPNTGGMGSYTDVTPSLPFMADGDYDAAVEVIEAVVDAMPDYKGILYGQFMLTSEGPKVIEFNARFGDPEAMNTLPVLETPFLDVLVAAREGESLPELDFAEKATVCKYAVPEGYPTDPEAGAQITVEVDEDSGALLFYASVDARDDGLYTTTSRSFAVVGHAETISQAEQIAESALADAGDGFHIRHDIGTEALVQRRIDHMAEIRGE; encoded by the coding sequence ATGAGCGAAACCGTCCTTCTCGTCGGTGGCGGCGGGCGCGAGCACGCGATTGCCCGTGCACTGGCCCCCGACTGCGACCTGTACGCCTGCGCGAGTAATCGGAACCCCGGCATCGCCGAACTGGCCGAGGACTTCGAGACCATCTCGGAGACGGCGGCCGACGACATCGTCGAGTACGCCGAGTCCGTCGGTGCAACCCTCGCAATCGTCGGTCCCGAGTCGGGGCTTGCGGCGGGCGTCTCCGACGCCCTCGACGCGGCCGGAATCTACACCTTCGGCCCGCAGGAGGCCGAGGCCCGCATCGAGACGGACAAGGCGTTCCAGCGGCAGTTTATGCAGGAAAACGACATTCCGGGTAACCCCGACTTCGCCACGTTCGACGACGTGGAGGCGGCGTGCGACTACATCGACGGGTACGACGGTGACCTCGCAGTCAAGCCCGCTGGTCTGACGGGTGGAAAGGGCGTGAAGGTCATCGGCGACCAAGTGACGCCAGAGGAAGCGAAAGCGTACCTCCGCGACTCCGACTACGACCGAGTCGTCCTCGAAGAGCGACTCGTCGGCGAAGAATTCACCATTCAGGCGTTTGTCGCCAACGGCGAGTTCCGCGTCAGTCCCGCCGTGCAGGACCACAAACGCGCCTACGAGGGTGACGAGGGACCGAACACCGGCGGCATGGGCAGTTACACCGACGTGACGCCGTCGCTCCCGTTCATGGCAGACGGCGACTACGACGCGGCAGTCGAGGTCATCGAGGCCGTGGTCGACGCGATGCCGGACTACAAGGGCATCCTCTACGGCCAGTTCATGCTCACGAGCGAGGGACCGAAGGTCATCGAGTTCAACGCCCGGTTCGGCGACCCCGAAGCGATGAACACGCTTCCCGTCCTCGAAACCCCGTTCCTCGACGTGCTCGTCGCTGCACGCGAAGGTGAGTCGCTTCCCGAACTCGACTTCGCCGAGAAAGCGACCGTCTGCAAGTACGCCGTTCCCGAGGGCTACCCGACGGACCCCGAAGCAGGCGCACAGATTACGGTGGAAGTCGACGAAGACAGTGGCGCACTCCTCTTCTACGCGAGCGTCGACGCCCGAGACGATGGCCTCTACACGACTACCTCTCGGTCCTTCGCCGTCGTCGGGCACGCCGAGACCATCTCGCAGGCCGAACAGATAGCCGAGAGCGCCCTCGCCGACGCCGGCGACGGGTTCCACATCCGTCACGACATCGGCACCGAGGCACTCGTCCAGCGTCGTATCGACCACATGGCCGAGATTCGCGGCGAGTAA